The following are encoded together in the Deltaproteobacteria bacterium genome:
- a CDS encoding glycosyltransferase, with translation MIHDWLTGLRGGERVLDELLAVWPEADVFTLVHVPGATTARIDARVRATSPLQHLPGAGRHWRKLLPLHPWAARRLRAEGYDLAVSVHHAVAKAARIAPGTPHLCYCLTPMRYVWDQADTYLGRGPRRLVAAPLVATLRRFDRASAGPAQVGRFVAISRAVAGRVERRYGRPAAVVHPPVDTERFQPDGRPPEDFYLLVSAFVPYKRDALALEAVARLGRRLVVVGDGPGRAALARRAPRGVEFAGRLGDAELARLAARCRALLQPQEEDFGITAVEVQAAGRPVVAFGRGGATDTVLPLVGPPDAAARATGVWFEEPTPESLLHALLRFEGAEAYFDTKAIRAHAERFSAARFRAEIEREAVALVEAGGAGEERR, from the coding sequence TTGATCCACGACTGGCTGACGGGCCTGCGCGGGGGCGAGCGGGTGCTCGACGAGCTGCTCGCCGTCTGGCCCGAGGCCGACGTCTTCACGCTCGTCCACGTGCCGGGCGCCACCACCGCCCGCATCGACGCGCGCGTGCGCGCGACGAGCCCGCTCCAACACCTCCCCGGCGCCGGCCGCCACTGGCGCAAGCTCCTCCCGCTCCATCCCTGGGCCGCGCGCCGGCTGCGCGCCGAGGGCTACGACCTCGCCGTCTCCGTCCATCACGCGGTCGCGAAGGCCGCGCGCATCGCGCCCGGCACGCCGCACCTCTGCTACTGCCTGACCCCGATGCGCTACGTCTGGGACCAGGCCGACACCTATCTGGGTCGCGGCCCCCGGCGGCTCGTGGCCGCGCCGCTCGTCGCCACGCTGCGCCGCTTCGACCGCGCGAGCGCCGGGCCCGCCCAGGTCGGCCGCTTCGTCGCGATCTCGCGCGCCGTGGCCGGCCGGGTCGAGCGCCGCTACGGGCGACCCGCCGCGGTCGTGCACCCGCCCGTCGACACCGAGCGCTTCCAGCCCGACGGGCGGCCGCCCGAGGACTTCTACCTGCTCGTCTCGGCCTTCGTCCCCTACAAGCGCGACGCCCTGGCCCTCGAGGCCGTGGCGCGCCTCGGCCGCCGCCTCGTCGTGGTCGGCGACGGGCCGGGACGCGCCGCGCTGGCGCGCCGGGCGCCGCGCGGCGTCGAGTTCGCGGGGCGCCTCGGCGACGCCGAGCTCGCGCGGCTCGCGGCGCGCTGCCGCGCGCTCCTCCAGCCCCAGGAGGAGGACTTCGGGATCACGGCGGTCGAGGTGCAGGCGGCCGGGCGCCCGGTCGTCGCCTTCGGGCGCGGCGGCGCCACCGACACCGTGCTGCCCCTGGTCGGCCCGCCCGATGCCGCCGCGCGCGCCACCGGGGTCTGGTTCGAGGAGCCGACCCCCGAGTCGCTGCTGCACGCCTTGCTGCGCTTCGAGGGCGCCGAGGCGTACTTCGACACCAAGGCGATCCGCGCCCACGCCGAGCGCTTCTCCGCCGCGCGCTTCCGCGCCGAGATCGAGCGCGAGGCGGTGGCGCTCGTCGAGGCCGGCGGCGCCGGCGAGGAACGCCGGTGA
- a CDS encoding ABC-F family ATP-binding cassette domain-containing protein: MLLRAESLARTFGDRRLFADVTLEVHAGDRLGIVGPNGAGKTTLLRLLAGEEEPDGGRVVAARGVRIGRLRQEVDPTIERPVREEAARALGHLDALEAEWRRLEERMVEHGRRGEDPPPELAARYDALRARFALAEGFSREARVARVLAGLGFDEEAAGRPVRAFSGGWLMRVELAKLLLSEPEVLLLDEPTNHLDLPAIEWLEGFLAGWRGAVVSVSHDRTYLRRHVARIAELAGGTMAVYAGNWDRYQEAKAERREQDEARRENEARRRAEVERFVERFRYKASKARQAQSRIKLLERMARDATPEAAREGPRLRLRIPAPPRTGDPVVTLEGVEQGYGDTRVYRGLEFRVRRGERVALVGPNGAGKSTLLRIVAGVVPIDRGVRKLGHEARVAFYAQHQLESLDPERSVLGELERAARLQDAPRLRGHLGALLFSGDDVEKPVAVLSGGEKARLALAKLLLRPASLLVMDEPTNHLDVAACEVLEEALAGSEGTLLFVSHDRSFVNAVATRVVEVRQGQLREFSGNYDDYLRALDPTTAAPEVAAARSRAQGGHPASAAAGGGGAARSEPKASAAHQEAPEARHRHRKDAFEGRPSDPPASPRVEGGAPVSPPPSPAEARRQARDRRRAEEKAARHLARLETRIGACEKTLEELAWRRADPAVLRDGERARALDAEHGALRAELDALYAEWETWAAALEDARPDAGGPR, translated from the coding sequence GTGTTGCTGCGCGCCGAATCGCTCGCCCGCACCTTCGGTGACCGGCGTCTGTTCGCGGACGTGACGCTCGAGGTGCACGCGGGCGACCGGCTCGGGATCGTCGGCCCGAACGGTGCCGGCAAGACCACCCTGCTGCGCCTGCTGGCGGGCGAGGAGGAGCCGGACGGGGGCCGCGTCGTGGCGGCGCGCGGCGTCCGGATCGGCCGCCTGCGCCAGGAGGTCGACCCCACGATCGAGCGGCCGGTGCGCGAGGAGGCGGCGCGCGCGCTCGGCCACCTCGACGCGCTCGAGGCCGAGTGGCGCCGGCTCGAGGAGCGGATGGTCGAGCACGGCCGCCGCGGCGAGGACCCGCCTCCCGAGCTCGCCGCCCGCTACGACGCCCTGCGCGCGCGCTTCGCGCTGGCCGAGGGCTTCTCGCGCGAGGCGCGGGTGGCGCGGGTCCTCGCCGGGCTCGGCTTCGACGAGGAGGCCGCCGGGCGGCCGGTGCGCGCCTTCAGCGGCGGCTGGCTCATGCGCGTCGAGCTGGCGAAGCTCCTCCTCTCCGAGCCCGAGGTGCTGCTCCTCGACGAGCCCACCAACCACCTGGACCTCCCCGCCATCGAGTGGCTCGAGGGCTTCCTGGCCGGCTGGCGCGGCGCCGTGGTGTCGGTCTCGCACGACCGCACCTACCTGCGCCGGCACGTGGCGCGGATCGCCGAGCTCGCGGGCGGCACGATGGCCGTCTACGCCGGCAACTGGGACCGCTACCAGGAGGCGAAGGCCGAGCGGCGCGAGCAGGACGAGGCGCGCCGCGAGAACGAGGCGCGCCGGCGCGCCGAGGTGGAGCGCTTCGTCGAGCGCTTCCGCTACAAGGCCAGCAAGGCCCGCCAGGCCCAGAGCCGGATCAAGCTCCTCGAGCGCATGGCGCGCGACGCCACGCCCGAGGCGGCGCGCGAGGGCCCGCGCCTGCGGCTTCGCATCCCGGCCCCGCCGCGCACCGGCGACCCGGTGGTGACGCTGGAAGGCGTCGAGCAGGGCTACGGCGACACGCGGGTCTACCGGGGCCTCGAGTTCCGCGTCCGGCGCGGCGAGCGCGTGGCGCTCGTGGGCCCGAACGGCGCCGGCAAGAGCACGCTCCTGCGGATCGTCGCCGGCGTGGTGCCGATCGACCGCGGGGTGCGCAAGCTCGGCCACGAGGCGCGCGTCGCCTTCTACGCCCAGCACCAGCTCGAGTCGCTCGACCCGGAGCGGAGCGTGCTCGGCGAGCTCGAGCGCGCCGCCCGCCTCCAGGACGCGCCGCGCCTGCGCGGGCACCTCGGCGCCCTGCTCTTCTCGGGCGACGACGTCGAGAAGCCGGTCGCCGTGCTCTCGGGCGGCGAGAAGGCGCGCCTCGCGCTCGCGAAGCTCCTGCTGCGCCCGGCGAGCCTGCTCGTCATGGACGAGCCCACCAACCACCTCGACGTTGCCGCCTGCGAGGTCCTCGAGGAGGCGCTCGCCGGCTCGGAGGGCACCCTCCTCTTCGTCTCCCACGACCGTAGCTTCGTGAACGCCGTCGCCACCCGGGTCGTCGAGGTCCGCCAGGGCCAGCTCCGCGAGTTCTCCGGCAACTACGACGACTACCTCCGCGCCCTCGACCCCACGACCGCCGCGCCCGAGGTGGCGGCCGCTCGAAGCCGCGCGCAGGGTGGGCACCCGGCAAGCGCAGCCGCCGGAGGCGGCGGCGCCGCGCGCAGCGAGCCGAAGGCGAGCGCAGCTCATCAGGAGGCCCCCGAGGCTCGGCACCGCCATCGGAAGGACGCCTTCGAAGGTCGCCCTTCCGATCCCCCCGCGAGCCCCCGGGTAGAGGGCGGCGCCCCCGTATCCCCCCCGCCCTCTCCTGCCGAGGCCCGCCGGCAAGCCAGGGACCGCCGCCGCGCCGAAGAGAAGGCGGCGAGGCACCTGGCCCGCCTCGAGACCCGGATCGGCGCGTGCGAGAAGACCCTCGAGGAGCTGGCCTGGCGCCGCGCCGACCCCGCGGTGCTGCGCGACGGCGAACGCGCGCGCGCCCTCGACGCCGAGCACGGCGCCCTGCGGGCCGAGCTCGACGCCCTCTACGCCGAGTGGGAGACCTGGGCCGCCGCGCTCGAGGACGCCCGGCCCGACGCGGGCGGCCCGCGCTGA